The genomic window CAGCAGAATGGAAGAGCAAAAtgctttaataattaataaattatctCCCAGTCGGATTGAACCAGGGTCCCACACTATATTACCCCCTGAGTTAATATTGGCCTGATTTGGATCTTTAGAGCACTAAAGGCTCGACCGGAGACCATAAAGATCTGCTTTGTTCTTTTGCTGTGAGTCAGCACGCACTGCTACCGCCCTTCTACGTTTATCACTGCgtatttcaaagaaaaagataaaatcGGACTTGCTGGAAAAGTTTTTAGCAACATGCATGTAGATAAAAGTGCTagcttgtattaaaaaaaatgtgtgattctTTAGTTTCCAAACAGCCGAGATTCAAGCACATTTTCAGTCAGTCATGACAGACCTTTACCTCAGGATCGGCAGTAAGAGGTGTGTGGTCTGCACTCACGTTGTGCACCAAGCCAATGGCCCTCAATGGCCTGAGTGGTTAATGGCTAAACTTTCCTCTTGCATTGACTGCTTTTGCATCCTTTAAGAATCGCGGTTGTTCCTTTTTCGTGGTGAACAAACACAGCCGTGagccagtaatgtaatgaaacaccGGCCTGCTTTAGTaatggagctctgtgtgtggagtTAGGGTTTGGGATACAGAGCTGAGCTAACTGtcctgtgcgtctgtgtatcTCCACTGGCATCTGTGTATCTCCACTGGCATCTGTGTATCTCTACTGGCATCTGTGTATCTCCACTGGCATCTGTGTAACACCACTGGCGTCTGTGTAACACCACTGGAGTCTGTGTATCGCTACTGGAGTCTGTGTATTACCACTGGAGTCTGTGTAACACCACTGGCATCTGTGTAACACCACTGGCATCTGTGTAACACCACTGGCATCTGTGTATCACCACTGATTCTagtttcctttcttcctctcaccTGCAGTGTCAGTGATGGTGTGCAGGTGacattacagtacagacactgaTGCGGCTGTCCCTGAATGCTAACAGGTTCGTCCCATAGTTTGTAATGTTACACTCATAACCACGGCAGTATTCAGTGAACACAGCCGCGGTGTGCTGCCGCGATTAGATTACTACCTGGGACCTTGAGACCTGATCTTACAGAGACAAGAGGCCCGGGGAGACTcagctttgacctttgacctctgtttTTACCACAATTCACCAAATCCGTCTGATCAAATAGATGTGCCATGCGTGTATCTGCAACATGCTACACCAGGAATGGTACCATGCGTGTATCTGCAACATGCTACACCAGGAATGGTACCATGCGTGTATCTGCAACATGCTACACAAGGAATGGTACCATGCGTGTATCTGCAACATGCTACACCAGGAATGGTACCATGCGTGTGTTCTGCAACATGCTACACCAGGAATGGTACCATGTGTGTATCTGCAACATGCTACACCAGGAATGGTACCATGCGTGTATCTGCAACATGCTACACCAGGAATGGTAGCTTTCCACCACGAGGCCAGACACGTGTGCTCGACTCATATCTGGAAGCAATCTAGCACTGCTTAATGAGGCACTTAAAAATGCATGCTCATCATAAATTGGGtcttttattttggctttatCTGAGGTGGATCCAGGTTTAAGGattcacagaaagaaagaaaaaaaacccttttctgcTTCAACTGATCTGGAACAACTTCCTTCTTGTTCCTTTCAGGAACAAGGTGGTTCGTTGAGAAGAAAATTATTAATAGTTACACTTTGGAGGAAACAAACTCTCATCTGGATTTTATAAGTCTGGACTTTATGGGTTTATAGCCTGTTATTTTCCAACCTTGCTGATAACTCCTAACGTTGCAGAAAGCCCACAGCCGGCACTGCCCTTTGAATTGTGCCCTTTAATGTTTACGCTTTCAGAGTGCAGCACTGAGAACATTTCCTTTCAAATGAAGACGAAGAAAATGGCTGCATATATCGTAAGCactttaatacaaaacaaattcacccatattttgtgttttttttttcaatacagtcCATCTAATTACAATTTATACATAATTACAGAAATACTGGCACACGATAAACGCGATAAATATCAATACATGACGAAACACTTCAGAGCAAAGCAcatacaactaaaaaaaaaattttaagtctAGGGGGAAAGTGATAACAATTATTATCATTTACTCAGTAAACAACTTTTTATAGACTGTGTTGTTGTCAAAAACGTTAATGTGACATTATCCCcgtaataaatattaattatactGCGTGAATCTTGTGGTTATTTGCCAGAAAATGAAGTTCTCTTGCTCTGTTGGAGGTTTGGCGCACCGACAGCAGCAGACCTggttcaaatacatatttgttttgaattcaaatgcttttctgtgctctgttgatcttgcctggtttaaccgagcctgccaatatgaccagaaggcggggtttgctcTTTCATTGAGAGTATtccattggttccaatacaccagacatgATCAGTCGAGCGTAGAGAAGCATTCGAATCCAAAACCAATGCGTATTTCACCCACGTCTGGACAGCGgtgttgtcatggcaacgtCTGCGAGGCCCATCCGCTCAGGGGCCTCTCGATGACCCCGGGGCCTCCCGGGGCCCTTCAGAGGCCCTTTGCCCACACCGCAGCGGAGATGGTGCTGACGgagacctcctcctcctgtcgcCCGCCGCAGCGCGCCCTGATGAACTTGTACAGCGCCGCCAGCGGGATCAGGATGCTCGGCACCCCGGCCAGGAGGAAGATGATGGTGTAGACCCAGCTCGGGTAGGTCAGCGTCTCCAGAGTGGGGAAGTTCTCCTGCGGCCAGAACCGCGAAAGAAACAACGATCAAACCCATGATAAGCTTCTCCGCGGCAACCGTTTGACACACAGGGATCAGTTCAGCCCCAAGCTAACCCTCCACAACACGATGACACACAAGTGTAGAAAGACAGATGCACAGCCAAAACGAATTTTGAGATATCATGTGCgctttgtgacatcatcgcGTGTCGCCTCGGGACAAACGCGGCTGCTTAGCAACGGTACGTACGAAGTTGGGGTCCCACACGTTGTAGGTGAGCTCTGCGCTGACTTTGGTGACGAAGTAGAAGAGGAAGATGACCAGCATGATGAGGGGGCTGATCACCCTCCAGGTGGCCTGCCAGAAGATGTTGGGCTTGTGCCCGATCATGAACTCGATATCCCTGTTAAACCTGAAGAGAGCAGAGAGCGGAATCAGCACGAAGGGGGTCACCTTCCACAGCCCTTTACCCCTTAGTGTTTGGGCTGACGGACTGTGGTCTACAGGGTTCGGGTTTATCACAGgatatgtatatattcacacaggaagtggaatcAGCACCAAGGTGCCTGCTCTAGCAGGTCATATCATGCAGGTTTGATCATGTTAACAATGTTGGCTCAGTAACAATCACGCACTGGTTGCAGATAGCATTGGGGACTTACCTGTCTATCCCATACAGGTAAACCACGCCCACCATCTCGCAGAAGGCAATGATAAGCAGGGGGATGGAGCCAGCAAAGTTGTCAAACAGGGCCAGCCAGTAGTTACCTGATCCTTGTACAAAGATCAGCGCAAAGATGAAGGAGAATAGACATATGGAAcctgaaaaacagacacagattCCATTACCGCCAATATACACAGGTTCCATTACCACTAATATGCACAGGTTCTATTAGCTCACCAATACACACAGGTTCCATTAGCTCATCAAAATACACAGGGTCCATCACCACACCGATGTATACAGGTTCCATTACCACCAATATGCACAGGTTCTATGACCACAACAATGTACACAGAACGTGGTAGAAATTAGCAAGTGTTTGAGGGACTCCTTTGTGCATCAAAGAGTGGACATGAGTGTGgtggggatgagtgtgtgttggggtgAGTATGTGTTGCAAATGATTCTGGGTGGGATAAATATAGCGGGGATGAGTGTATGGTGGGGATTGATGAAGCTTGTACAGACATGgcccttttattttcttcactcaCCAGTGATGGCTTCTTTGGGCCACTTTTTTGGAAGAAGTTTGAGGTCCTGCAGGGGCACTAACACCCCCTCCATATTCCCGAACATGGAGGACAGCCCCAGGCAAAACAGCATGATGAAGAACAGTATAGACCAGAGGGGAGACACGGGCATCTTAGTGATAGCCTCTGTGAACACGATGAAGGCCAGGCCAGTCCCCTCTACACCCTGTGGGACAGAAGCACACGCTAAGCTAATGCACTTTACATGAGCACAAAGGTACGCTAAGCTAATGCACTTTACATGAGCACAAAGGCACGCTAAGCTAATGCACTTTACATGAGCACAAAGGTACGCTAAGCTAATGCACTTTACATGAGCACAAAGGTACGCTAAGCTAATGCACTTTACATGAGCACAAAGGTACGCTAAGCTAATGCACTTTACATGAGCACAAAGGTACGCTAAGCTAATGCACTTTACATCAGAACAAAGGTACGCTAAGCTAATGCACTTTACATCAGAACAAAGGTACGCTAAGCTAATGCACTTTACATGAGCACGAAGGCACGCTAAGCTAATGCACTTTACATGAGCACGAAGGCACGCTAAGCTAATGCACTTTACATGAGAACAAAGGTACGCTAAGCTAATGCACTTTACATCAGAACAAAGGTACGCTAAGCTAATGCACTTTACATGAGAACGAAGGCACGCTAAGCTAATGCACTTTACATGAGCACGAAGGCACGCTAAGCTAATGCACTTTATATGAGCACAAAGGTACGCTAAGCTAATGCACTTTACATAaatggactggtaaatggactgcatttatatagcatttatatatgcatttattttatccaaagtgctttacaattgatgcctctcattcgccagagcagttaggggttaggtgtcttgctcaaggacacttcgacacgcccagggcggggtttgaaccggcaaccctccaactgccagacaatcggtcttacctcctgagctatgtcaccgaGCTATGAGCATGAAGGCACGCTAAGCTAATGCACTCTACATGAACACAAAGGCATGCTAAGCTGTGTTGAGTGGCTGTGTTGAGTTTAGAGTGTTAGTATATATACAAGCTGTGTTGAGTGACTGTATTAGTTCAGGTAGGAGCTGTGTTGAGTTCAGAGTGTTAGCTTAAATGCGTGTCAGGACAGACCTCGCTGAGGAAGGTGTTCAGATCGCAGGTCTTCAGACTCAGCCCCTGAATGATCTCAGGAGACGTGCTGTTGAGGCTCTGAAGAACTTCTGCATAGTTACTCTCGGTGATGTTGCCTTCAGTAAGGTCAAAAGTGTTCATCAGAGCCAGGATGTTTctagagaaaaggaaaaaccagTAAACATTGGCAGACCCCCACCCAGGATAACTAAaggcacacacacttttaccCAAGATAACTAAAGGTATACACATTTTCACCCACGATAACTAAAGGCACACACATTCTTACCCAGGTTAActagaggcacacacacacacactttcacccaGGATAACtagaggcgcacacacacacacactttcacccaGGTTAActagaggcacacacacacacacactttcacccaGGTTAActagaggcacacacacacacacactttcacccaGGATAACtagaggcgcacacacacacacactttcacccaGGATAActagaggcacacacacacacacactttcacccaGGATAActagaggcacacacacacgcacactttcaCCCAGGATAACTAGAGCTagaggcacacacactcgtacccGTCAACACAGGCGTCCAGCCGCTCTGTGGCGCGGAAGCCGATGATGGAGTAGATGACAGTGGCAGCGTAGATTGAGGTGAAGCCATTAATGACTGAAATAATCAC from Anguilla anguilla isolate fAngAng1 chromosome 8, fAngAng1.pri, whole genome shotgun sequence includes these protein-coding regions:
- the LOC118233684 gene encoding sodium-dependent neutral amino acid transporter B(0)AT1-like, yielding MKLKLPNPGLDGRIPSHQQLEKMELEEAGDRPKWDNKAQYMLTCVGFCVGLGNVWRFPYLCQSHGGGAFMIPFLILLVLEGMPLLYLEFAIGQRLRKGSVGVWTSIHPYLVGVGIASMLVSFLVGLYYNTIMAWVMWYFFNSFQEPLPWSQCPINANRTGLVAECGRSSPVDYFWYRETLNTSTAIEDSGGLQWWMVLCLACAWTVLYVCCIRGIETTGKAVYITSTLPYLVLTIFLVRGLTLKGSVDGIKFLFTPDLAELANPSTWLDAGAQVFYSFSLAFGGLISFSSYNSVYNNCEQDAVIISVINGFTSIYAATVIYSIIGFRATERLDACVDGNILALMNTFDLTEGNITESNYAEVLQSLNSTSPEIIQGLSLKTCDLNTFLSEGVEGTGLAFIVFTEAITKMPVSPLWSILFFIMLFCLGLSSMFGNMEGVLVPLQDLKLLPKKWPKEAITGSICLFSFIFALIFVQGSGNYWLALFDNFAGSIPLLIIAFCEMVGVVYLYGIDRFNRDIEFMIGHKPNIFWQATWRVISPLIMLVIFLFYFVTKVSAELTYNVWDPNFENFPTLETLTYPSWVYTIIFLLAGVPSILIPLAALYKFIRARCGGRQEEEVSVSTISAAVWAKGL